The Thermoplasma acidophilum DSM 1728 genome includes a window with the following:
- a CDS encoding zinc ribbon domain-containing protein → MKDIQCPQCGNLVPEGTEQCPVCGYRFPAVNEDTWKAAFVRIFSRQRILAMVLVFIGELALMFALSALPMSGSTASQIVGQNEPSLQAVRSLPLIVRSFSIFSHNYEIASIEIIPVIGQIFFIISTYSTAIVLNALAVSQGVTGPLALLSLLLLPYSWLELPSYAIASTEGGFLIASLFRRSFRKEIKTAIIVWLMVGLELLTAGIFESWTIALESSKNLGILFITWIPYVIIIAIFIVVVRYAVSRFRSEMKNTA, encoded by the coding sequence ATGAAGGATATTCAGTGCCCTCAGTGTGGAAATCTGGTTCCTGAGGGGACAGAACAGTGCCCAGTCTGCGGATACAGGTTCCCAGCCGTCAATGAGGATACATGGAAGGCTGCATTCGTGCGGATATTCTCAAGGCAGAGGATACTTGCAATGGTCCTCGTATTCATCGGCGAGCTTGCGCTGATGTTTGCGCTGTCAGCCCTGCCGATGTCCGGATCCACGGCGAGCCAGATCGTGGGCCAGAACGAACCTAGCCTGCAAGCCGTTCGATCGCTGCCTCTTATAGTCAGATCCTTCTCCATATTCTCTCATAACTATGAGATCGCCAGCATAGAGATCATACCGGTTATAGGGCAAATTTTCTTCATAATATCTACTTATTCAACTGCAATAGTACTGAATGCACTCGCGGTCTCACAAGGTGTTACAGGGCCATTGGCACTGCTATCGCTACTTCTCCTTCCATACTCATGGCTGGAGCTTCCATCATACGCCATAGCTTCAACTGAAGGGGGCTTCCTGATCGCCTCTCTGTTCAGGAGGTCGTTCAGAAAGGAGATAAAAACGGCGATAATAGTCTGGCTCATGGTTGGGCTGGAACTGCTCACCGCCGGTATATTCGAATCCTGGACCATAGCACTGGAAAGCTCAAAGAACCTGGGAATTCTTTTCATAACATGGATCCCTTACGTGATCATAATTGCGATATTCATCGTAGTGGTGCGGTATGCAGTCAGCAGGTTCAGATCTGAGATGAAAAATACAGCATAA
- a CDS encoding oxidoreductase — protein MASEPGYIGTVRIRNRLVMSPMISNMADPDGNTNENHISYLEERAKGGAGLIITEYTYVDRRSGIGSRNQMGMYDERQIPKFSRLTERIHAHGAKIFVQLVHAGAKAIGAINEYKIAPSKTNFDPSVREMDASDIEDVISAYRKAANIAERSGFDGIEIHGAHGYLVDEFLSPWWNKRTDRYGGSFENRIRFAQEVIDAVRSEVDIPVGIRISLYEDEEDGYSPDYGMKIAESIRNIDYVHVSAGNNEPPGSSASFYSPHAHIFQKLRGSTGKTLIVAGSITAREDVDLVLSAADFVAVGRAMLADPYFPMKIITGKGEIRPCIRCNQGCRNLAYGEVRCTVNPYFVVPEPRKIYKGEVVVVGAGVKGLEASLYAAKSGLKVVIYEKEDRIGGQINSIFDASKAREFRQLLDYYGRTIKKYGIDVRLGERYSGDGIYCLPDTVYPDLPDKDEIWIDSNVYMYHDLALRYAAEHKVYLSSYSLTSLDRARRKAYANIARKAGVTIVDTADHYDVSIHDRNQYDIYQAMLSGIEAMRSHIAASENEYL, from the coding sequence TTGGCATCAGAACCGGGTTACATAGGCACGGTGAGGATAAGGAACAGGCTGGTCATGTCACCAATGATATCGAACATGGCCGATCCAGACGGCAACACAAACGAGAATCACATCTCATACCTGGAGGAGAGGGCTAAGGGCGGTGCAGGCCTCATAATAACCGAATATACGTATGTTGACAGGAGATCCGGAATAGGCTCCAGAAACCAGATGGGCATGTATGATGAGAGGCAGATACCCAAATTCTCAAGGCTAACTGAGAGGATCCATGCGCATGGGGCCAAGATATTTGTGCAGCTGGTGCATGCCGGCGCAAAGGCCATTGGGGCGATCAATGAGTACAAAATAGCCCCATCCAAAACGAATTTCGACCCATCCGTTAGGGAGATGGATGCCTCTGATATTGAGGATGTCATATCAGCATACAGGAAGGCGGCGAATATAGCTGAAAGATCGGGTTTTGACGGTATTGAGATACACGGGGCACATGGATACCTTGTGGACGAATTTCTCTCGCCATGGTGGAACAAGCGCACTGACAGGTACGGAGGATCCTTTGAGAACAGGATAAGGTTTGCCCAGGAAGTCATTGACGCGGTCAGATCCGAGGTGGACATACCTGTTGGCATACGCATAAGCCTTTACGAAGATGAGGAGGATGGCTACAGCCCTGATTATGGCATGAAGATAGCGGAATCGATCAGAAACATAGATTACGTGCATGTTTCAGCTGGAAACAATGAACCTCCCGGATCGTCTGCATCTTTCTATTCGCCGCATGCACATATATTTCAGAAGCTGCGGGGAAGTACAGGAAAAACATTGATTGTTGCCGGATCGATAACTGCAAGGGAGGACGTTGATCTTGTTCTTTCCGCGGCCGATTTTGTAGCCGTGGGAAGGGCCATGCTCGCCGATCCATATTTCCCCATGAAGATCATCACCGGAAAGGGAGAAATCCGCCCATGCATCAGGTGCAATCAGGGATGCAGGAATCTGGCGTATGGTGAGGTGCGGTGCACGGTGAATCCGTACTTCGTTGTTCCAGAGCCGAGGAAGATCTATAAAGGAGAGGTTGTCGTGGTTGGCGCCGGAGTTAAGGGGCTTGAAGCATCGCTTTACGCGGCAAAGTCTGGCCTTAAGGTTGTGATATACGAAAAGGAAGACAGGATAGGCGGGCAGATCAACAGCATATTCGATGCATCCAAGGCCAGGGAATTCAGGCAGCTCCTGGATTATTATGGCAGAACAATAAAAAAATACGGAATCGACGTGAGGCTGGGTGAACGTTACAGCGGTGACGGAATATATTGCCTGCCGGATACTGTCTATCCAGATCTTCCCGACAAGGATGAGATATGGATAGATTCCAACGTCTACATGTACCATGACCTTGCCCTGAGATACGCCGCGGAACACAAAGTTTACCTATCTTCATACAGTCTGACAAGCCTTGACAGAGCCAGAAGGAAGGCTTATGCTAATATCGCGAGAAAGGCCGGCGTTACAATAGTGGACACCGCGGATCACTATGATGTTAGCATACATGATCGGAATCAATACGACATATACCAGGCCATGCTGTCTGGGATCGAAGCGATGAGGTCACATATAGCGGCATCTGAAAATGAATATCTCTAA
- a CDS encoding DNA double-strand break repair nuclease NurA: MSFDSDAFTQYREYLRRNASNIRDAMIMPVDSPLRGIYREPFMNRYAELPEQNLDVKSVSISATDSSEFSRELYSGPFFILVRSYSKIQGRVYVDFKSSIASVTPEEVKRETIIMMESSEHRSLMKLLASESPDIALVDGSLMGRIGRCQNYQASIDADEDYCMGLRSLLEAAAKKTTLVFVSKSTRSRMLRDTLLGEAEQNPLVEAERNSWHFDHYIIKSLAEKPGYVKPMLVNMNIGNMKFDLMVSDLLPRMEDVPIRFEVFGAHVPFETVLQVMMYGYTGYKVYNLWLSDIDNMVKFRKSEVENVYLKEFERVTGIPFYETRGERRARIRI, encoded by the coding sequence ATGAGCTTTGATTCTGACGCATTCACGCAATACCGAGAGTATCTCAGGCGCAACGCCAGCAACATAAGGGACGCCATGATTATGCCAGTAGATTCTCCGCTGAGGGGTATATACAGAGAACCTTTCATGAATCGATATGCTGAACTGCCTGAACAGAATCTGGATGTGAAATCGGTCTCAATATCGGCGACTGACAGCAGCGAATTCTCCAGGGAACTTTACAGCGGGCCTTTCTTCATACTCGTACGTTCATATTCAAAGATCCAAGGCAGGGTCTATGTGGATTTCAAGTCATCGATAGCCTCTGTTACACCCGAAGAGGTCAAGAGGGAAACCATAATTATGATGGAATCCTCCGAGCACAGAAGCTTGATGAAATTGCTAGCTTCGGAATCTCCGGATATAGCCCTGGTAGACGGTTCTCTTATGGGTAGGATAGGAAGATGCCAGAACTATCAGGCTTCAATAGATGCGGATGAAGATTACTGCATGGGCCTGCGAAGCCTTCTGGAAGCTGCGGCAAAGAAGACTACGCTAGTATTTGTTTCCAAATCTACAAGATCCAGGATGCTCAGGGATACGCTGCTGGGAGAAGCAGAGCAAAACCCGCTTGTGGAGGCCGAAAGAAACAGCTGGCATTTCGATCATTACATCATAAAATCCCTTGCAGAGAAGCCTGGGTACGTGAAGCCTATGCTGGTGAATATGAACATAGGAAATATGAAGTTCGATCTCATGGTTTCCGATCTGCTGCCGAGAATGGAGGACGTTCCGATAAGGTTTGAAGTTTTCGGTGCACATGTTCCGTTCGAAACCGTGCTCCAGGTTATGATGTACGGCTATACCGGATACAAGGTGTACAACCTGTGGCTCTCCGATATAGACAACATGGTGAAGTTCAGGAAAAGCGAGGTTGAAAATGTGTATCTGAAGGAGTTTGAGAGGGTGACCGGAATACCCTTCTACGAAACCAGAGGTGAGAGGCGTGCAAGGATCAGGATATGA
- a CDS encoding helix-turn-helix domain-containing protein, producing the protein MEEIEFDLVNDLPFCRLSKLFPDVSFYRWCNSAVDYLEFYGKDEDLKKVSDFLPEIEKALNTHVIYRTSRNGNLSVMLVCRCNASNSTIRKAESKNLMWKAPVYYQNGHEKISLISPVSENFLSIFDEFGSIGDARVIKKAEIKPELVRDTYTVSMSELLSALTTKQLKYLVNAYHMGYFDTPKRVQIGEMAKEFGISYSTLQEHLEKAVNRILKGLEPYLTIDLHIRGDRED; encoded by the coding sequence ATGGAAGAGATAGAGTTCGATCTCGTTAATGATCTGCCGTTCTGCAGGCTCAGCAAGCTGTTCCCGGACGTGAGCTTCTACAGGTGGTGCAATTCTGCCGTGGATTATCTTGAATTCTACGGTAAGGATGAGGATCTGAAGAAGGTAAGCGATTTTCTGCCAGAAATAGAGAAGGCGCTGAATACACACGTCATATACAGGACATCGAGGAATGGAAATCTCTCTGTAATGCTTGTTTGCAGATGCAATGCCTCGAATTCCACCATACGCAAGGCGGAATCAAAGAACCTGATGTGGAAGGCTCCGGTCTACTATCAGAATGGCCACGAGAAGATTTCGCTGATATCACCAGTATCAGAAAATTTCCTCTCGATATTCGACGAGTTCGGAAGCATCGGCGATGCCAGGGTCATAAAGAAAGCAGAGATAAAGCCAGAGCTGGTCAGGGATACATACACCGTCTCCATGTCAGAACTGCTCTCTGCGTTGACAACCAAGCAGCTAAAGTACCTGGTTAACGCATACCACATGGGATACTTCGATACTCCAAAGAGAGTGCAGATAGGCGAGATGGCTAAGGAATTCGGCATCTCATATTCCACGCTGCAGGAACATCTTGAGAAGGCGGTAAACAGGATACTCAAGGGACTTGAGCCGTATCTTACCATCGACCTGCACATCCGCGGTGACAGGGAGGATTGA
- a CDS encoding helicase HerA domain-containing protein — MQGSGYEIGYTVGDNRSESFMFVVNPEIQVKKWEYVYILAYEDLILGRVEDLVSRSDLLNDRIDYNSVRKYSENRMNDNVDLCVVRIIGSVKDGKISRSRYLIRPGQPVYRAGKDVLENILKFDDDRSLFLGHLADQPDVKVFANINGLRRHLAIIAQTGAGKSHTAGVIMEELLKKGASIIVLDPHADYVLMKNSQNQIYRDSIRVFRTPMSTGRYTDKLGKVDEFTIRFQDLNYEEVCDIMGIHENYVNQSNVVKKIMEELHGRKDVDEFIEKSESVDVEHRITARIKYLRRIRNIFGSRTTDIGEYLAPARMSVIDLSGLDQSLANYFAYRVISQVYDAKTAGSFEYPVFLFIEEAHNFAPPEKNRGGGASKMLYDLVKKIAAEGRKFGIFLAIITQRPGKIDQDVLSQCNSQIILRITNPVDQKAILESSENMSASLMEDLPSLDIGEAIIIGEIVKMPTIAKIRQRETEEGGVDVDITELLKKAREEAEKMRDPSAIKDRTRKLLE; from the coding sequence GTGCAAGGATCAGGATATGAGATAGGATATACGGTTGGAGATAACAGATCGGAATCTTTCATGTTTGTTGTGAACCCGGAGATACAGGTTAAGAAGTGGGAATACGTCTACATTTTGGCGTATGAGGATCTTATCCTCGGAAGGGTGGAGGATCTTGTTTCCAGAAGCGATCTCCTCAACGATCGCATAGACTACAACAGTGTTAGAAAATACTCCGAGAACAGGATGAACGACAACGTGGATCTGTGCGTGGTTCGCATAATCGGGAGCGTTAAGGATGGCAAGATCTCGAGATCTCGTTATCTGATAAGGCCGGGCCAGCCTGTGTACAGGGCTGGAAAGGACGTGCTGGAGAACATACTGAAGTTTGATGATGACAGATCGCTGTTTCTTGGGCATCTGGCGGATCAGCCTGACGTCAAGGTCTTTGCAAATATAAACGGGCTGAGGAGGCATCTCGCCATAATAGCGCAGACTGGGGCTGGAAAAAGCCACACCGCTGGCGTGATAATGGAGGAACTACTGAAGAAGGGTGCATCCATCATAGTTCTAGATCCCCATGCGGATTACGTGCTAATGAAGAACAGCCAGAACCAGATCTACAGAGACAGCATAAGGGTTTTCCGCACGCCCATGAGCACTGGGCGATACACGGACAAGCTCGGGAAGGTGGATGAATTCACCATAAGATTCCAGGATCTCAACTATGAAGAAGTTTGCGATATAATGGGCATACATGAAAATTATGTGAACCAGTCAAACGTTGTCAAAAAGATCATGGAGGAGCTGCACGGAAGAAAGGATGTTGATGAATTCATAGAGAAGAGCGAGAGCGTAGATGTTGAACACCGCATAACCGCCAGGATAAAGTATCTGCGCAGGATCAGGAACATCTTCGGATCCAGGACCACGGACATAGGCGAATACCTTGCACCGGCAAGGATGAGCGTCATCGATCTGTCCGGCCTTGACCAGAGCCTTGCAAATTATTTCGCATACAGGGTCATAAGCCAGGTATATGATGCCAAGACTGCTGGCTCGTTCGAGTATCCGGTCTTCCTGTTCATTGAAGAGGCCCACAATTTCGCTCCGCCCGAAAAGAACAGGGGCGGTGGTGCTTCCAAGATGCTATACGATCTGGTAAAGAAGATCGCAGCAGAAGGTAGGAAATTCGGCATATTCCTCGCAATAATAACGCAGAGGCCTGGCAAGATCGATCAGGATGTGCTAAGCCAGTGCAACTCACAGATAATACTGAGAATAACGAATCCTGTGGATCAGAAGGCCATCCTGGAGAGCAGCGAGAACATGAGCGCATCGCTCATGGAGGATCTGCCTTCATTGGATATAGGAGAGGCAATAATAATTGGTGAAATAGTCAAGATGCCCACGATTGCCAAGATCAGGCAGAGGGAGACGGAAGAGGGTGGCGTTGACGTTGATATAACGGAGCTGCTGAAGAAGGCCAGAGAAGAAGCTGAGAAAATGCGGGATCCATCGGCCATAAAGGACAGAACCAGAAAGCTGCTGGAGTGA
- a CDS encoding metallophosphoesterase family protein gives MPRFMHFSDTHIGYRSLTLDEREQDFYDAFHEAIDIALENSVDFVIHTGDLFDTWVPGNRAIREFRNAVMKLNARNIPIFVIFGDHDRPRRNGEPAAGIFDFMGVHVLGWDAYEYAVRKFDGEDVLIGGISNMKGYMKTRLKDEYKRSENIEEGYRNRILMSHQAIDPFFVPDQCEAKMDDLPMNFSYIAMGHLHDFMERRIGPLISYAGSTEIKSENEINGYLKQGKGVNIVDISNGEVDLQRIRLKSVRPQIRVESDADNYVHEISEKLSSLRVKDNEKKPLVGLEIHGDISMETVMQDISKFDNAIFSRPKIRKDPKIPNIHTETADLREYFRAYLGDERLADLAMKIMAHSRSKDIDGIMKEIEVLYGDNRQDSPD, from the coding sequence ATGCCTAGGTTCATGCACTTTTCTGATACGCATATAGGATACAGATCCCTGACGCTGGATGAAAGGGAGCAGGACTTCTACGATGCCTTTCACGAAGCGATAGACATAGCTCTGGAAAACAGCGTTGATTTCGTAATACATACCGGAGACCTCTTCGACACATGGGTGCCAGGAAACAGAGCCATAAGGGAGTTTAGAAACGCCGTTATGAAGCTTAACGCTAGGAATATACCGATCTTCGTCATATTCGGAGACCATGACAGGCCCAGGAGGAACGGGGAGCCTGCAGCTGGTATCTTTGATTTTATGGGTGTCCATGTACTCGGCTGGGATGCCTACGAGTATGCAGTTAGAAAATTTGATGGCGAAGACGTTCTCATAGGTGGCATCTCCAACATGAAGGGATACATGAAGACTAGGCTGAAGGATGAGTACAAAAGATCGGAGAACATCGAGGAAGGCTACAGGAATCGCATACTGATGTCGCATCAGGCCATAGATCCGTTCTTCGTACCGGATCAGTGCGAGGCAAAGATGGACGATCTGCCAATGAACTTCTCCTATATAGCCATGGGGCATCTGCATGACTTCATGGAGCGGAGGATCGGGCCGCTCATATCGTATGCAGGATCAACCGAGATCAAGAGCGAGAATGAGATAAACGGCTACCTGAAGCAGGGAAAGGGTGTGAACATAGTTGACATAAGTAATGGCGAAGTTGATCTGCAGCGCATAAGGCTAAAAAGCGTAAGGCCGCAGATCAGGGTGGAGAGCGATGCGGATAACTATGTTCATGAAATTTCGGAGAAGCTTTCATCGCTGAGAGTGAAGGACAACGAAAAGAAACCGCTTGTGGGCTTAGAGATTCACGGGGATATATCCATGGAAACAGTCATGCAGGATATATCTAAGTTCGACAACGCCATATTTTCAAGGCCAAAAATAAGGAAAGATCCGAAAATACCTAACATACATACGGAGACGGCGGATCTCAGAGAATATTTTCGGGCGTACCTTGGTGATGAAAGGCTTGCGGATCTTGCCATGAAGATAATGGCACATTCCAGATCAAAGGATATCGATGGCATCATGAAGGAGATAGAGGTGCTTTACGGTGATAATAGACAGGATTCGCCTGATTAA
- a CDS encoding NAD(P)-dependent oxidoreductase, with amino-acid sequence MQKKVLLVGLGVMGSRIAANFASAGKLAGVYDRNVDKAKNTASMLKVGFYRDLGEAVKNSDIIVTMLYDDRSVKEVYSQMEQGVQGKVFIDMSTISPDTSIEIAKRIKEKGGKMYDAPVIGTSIAVEKKALVVLVGGDLSGYDEVRDLISATANQVVYMGDNGSGLYAKLVNNLFLGSYMASLAEAVRFGRKNGIPDSTISDVLTKYSSARSPTSDLKVPKMISEDYSVQFSIKNMLKDMEIVDRMASEKRIALPVASLALQLFRYLMDSGYGEEDIAAIYRALR; translated from the coding sequence ATGCAGAAAAAAGTTCTTCTGGTTGGTCTGGGTGTCATGGGTTCAAGGATAGCGGCCAACTTTGCCTCGGCCGGGAAACTTGCAGGCGTATATGACAGGAATGTGGATAAGGCAAAGAATACGGCTTCGATGCTGAAGGTTGGCTTCTACAGGGATCTCGGAGAAGCCGTTAAAAATAGCGATATCATAGTAACGATGCTTTATGACGACAGATCCGTCAAGGAAGTCTACTCACAGATGGAACAGGGCGTTCAAGGGAAGGTATTCATAGACATGTCTACCATATCGCCTGACACGTCCATCGAGATTGCGAAGAGGATAAAGGAAAAAGGGGGAAAGATGTATGATGCGCCGGTGATAGGCACATCGATAGCTGTGGAGAAGAAAGCGCTAGTAGTTCTTGTTGGTGGAGATCTATCCGGATACGATGAAGTGCGGGATCTGATCTCGGCCACTGCAAACCAGGTTGTCTATATGGGAGACAACGGTTCAGGGCTCTACGCGAAACTGGTGAACAATCTATTCCTCGGCTCCTACATGGCGTCGCTAGCCGAGGCTGTCCGATTCGGAAGAAAGAATGGAATTCCGGACAGCACCATATCAGATGTGCTCACGAAATACTCCAGTGCAAGGTCTCCGACATCGGATCTGAAGGTGCCAAAGATGATTTCCGAAGACTACAGTGTCCAGTTTTCAATCAAGAATATGCTGAAGGATATGGAGATAGTTGACAGGATGGCTTCAGAAAAGCGCATTGCCCTTCCAGTGGCGTCACTGGCATTGCAGCTTTTCCGGTACCTGATGGATTCTGGGTATGGCGAAGAGGACATAGCGGCAATATACAGGGCCCTGAGGTGA